One genomic region from Parerythrobacter aestuarii encodes:
- a CDS encoding ATP-binding protein, producing the protein MNAEITIGYQAGEQPVVFDIEELLATRLLVQGNSGSGKSHLLRRLLEESAGMVQQVVVDPEGDFTSLADAFDHVVIDSAAYSPPEIEALARRCREHRASVVLALEGLEVEQQIRCAAQFLNALFDAPREHWFPALVVVDEAQMFAPSVAGEIGEDTRRMTLSAMTNLMCRGRKRGLAGIVATQRLAKLAKNVAAEASNFLMGRTFLDIDMQRAADLLGMERKQAERIRDLERGHFLALGPAISRRPVAVKIGPVRTGHKARAEGLMPLPAAPTQGMEALLTGDLAADVQVTAPPPPPPRPVPHPEQLVPDRAPAPAVASADPEHQAERTASLDAILGSLAREDGSTFQSASRLYQAFLTRARTEGFLGVPMDMGEFRRRFAIASVDLDRFADCDRQRLMALVEGVDDDIVAPYLAIAAAAMDGLPAPDDNELARVYGTSSPGRIRRLLDHLEKLGLIVVREEFGGGRSLLVPGVEPQSAN; encoded by the coding sequence GTGAACGCGGAAATTACCATAGGCTACCAAGCAGGCGAGCAGCCGGTCGTCTTCGATATCGAAGAACTGCTGGCGACGCGCCTGCTGGTGCAAGGCAACAGCGGGTCGGGCAAGTCGCACCTGCTGCGGAGGCTGCTCGAAGAAAGCGCCGGCATGGTCCAGCAGGTCGTTGTCGACCCTGAAGGCGATTTCACTTCGCTCGCTGATGCCTTCGACCATGTGGTGATCGACAGTGCGGCTTATTCGCCGCCGGAAATCGAAGCATTGGCGCGGCGTTGCCGCGAGCACCGGGCAAGCGTCGTGCTGGCACTGGAAGGGCTGGAAGTGGAGCAGCAGATTCGCTGCGCTGCGCAATTCCTCAATGCGCTGTTCGATGCCCCGCGCGAACACTGGTTCCCGGCGTTGGTGGTGGTCGACGAAGCGCAGATGTTTGCGCCCTCGGTTGCGGGTGAGATCGGCGAGGATACGCGCCGGATGACGCTTTCGGCGATGACCAATCTGATGTGCCGCGGTCGCAAGCGCGGCCTCGCCGGGATTGTCGCCACCCAGCGGCTGGCCAAACTGGCGAAGAATGTCGCGGCGGAGGCTTCCAACTTCCTGATGGGCCGGACCTTCCTTGATATCGACATGCAGCGCGCCGCCGACCTGCTGGGCATGGAGCGCAAGCAGGCCGAGCGGATCCGCGACCTGGAGCGAGGGCATTTCCTCGCGCTGGGCCCGGCGATCAGCCGCCGCCCCGTGGCGGTGAAGATCGGTCCCGTCCGCACCGGGCATAAGGCGCGAGCAGAAGGTTTGATGCCCTTGCCTGCGGCACCGACGCAGGGGATGGAAGCCCTGCTGACCGGCGACCTTGCCGCCGATGTGCAGGTTACAGCGCCGCCGCCTCCACCACCACGTCCGGTGCCTCACCCCGAGCAACTCGTGCCCGATCGCGCGCCCGCACCTGCCGTTGCATCGGCCGATCCCGAGCACCAGGCCGAGCGCACGGCTTCGCTAGACGCCATCCTCGGCTCCCTTGCCCGCGAAGATGGTTCGACATTCCAGTCGGCAAGCCGTCTCTACCAAGCCTTCCTCACGCGGGCGCGAACCGAAGGTTTTCTCGGCGTGCCCATGGACATGGGCGAGTTCCGCCGCCGCTTTGCCATTGCCAGCGTTGACCTCGACCGATTTGCGGATTGCGACAGACAGCGCCTGATGGCGCTGGTCGAGGGTGTCGATGACGATATCGTGGCCCCTTACCTCGCCATCGCTGCGGCTGCGATGGATGGTCTTCCGGCACCCGATGACAACGAATTGGCGCGGGTCTATGGCACCAGCTCCCCGGGACGAATCCGGCGTTTGCTCGACCATCTCGAGAAGCTGGGCCTGATCGTGGTGCGAGAGGAATTCGGGGGCGGGCGAAGCCTGCTGGTTCCGGGCGTCGAACCCCAGTCTGCGAACTGA
- the clpB gene encoding ATP-dependent chaperone ClpB, whose protein sequence is MNLEKFTDRAKGFLQAAQTVAIRMNHQRITPAHLLKAMIEDPEGMASGLVARAGGNPRAVEDEVDAALAKIPAVSGGGAQQTPGLDNDTVRVLDQAETIAEKSGDSYVTVERLLVALALASTTSAGQALKAANVDPKALEAAISELRKGKTADTANAEQAYDAMKKYARDLTQAARDGKLDPVIGRDEEIRRTIQILARRTKNNPALIGEPGTGKTAIAEGLALRIANGDVPDSLKGRTLMSLDMGSLIAGAKYRGEFEERLKAVLDEVKGSDGQIILFIDEMHTLIGAGASEGSMDASNLLKPALSRGELHCIGATTLDEYQKYVEKDPALQRRFQSVYIDEPSVEDTISILRGIKEKYELHHGVNITDGAIVAAAQLSDRYIQNRFLPDKAIDLMDEAASRIRMEVESKPEEIEGLDRRIIQLKIEEQALQKETDSASKDRLETLRKELAELEQKSSELTTRWQNERDKIHAESRIKEELDQARIELEQAQREGNLQRAGELSYGTIPELEKKLEEARGHTENALLKEEVTEDDIAGVVSRWTGIPVDKMLEGERDKLLKMEEILGKRVIGQSQAIEAVSKAVRRARAGLQDPGRPLGSFLFLGPTGVGKTELTKALAGFLFDDDQAMVRIDMSEFMEKHAVARLIGAPPGYVGYEEGGVLTEAVRRRPYQVVLFDEVEKAHSDVFNVLLQVLDDGRLTDGQGRVVDFSNTLIILTSNLGSQYLAQMDDDQKVEDVEPQVMDVVRGHFRPEFLNRLDEIILFHRLSMEHMAPIVEIQVGRVQKLLKDRKITIDLTDAALRWLGRVGYDPVYGARPLKRAVQRYLQDPLAEKILQGDVPDGSTLKIDEGDGELKMELA, encoded by the coding sequence ATGAATCTCGAGAAATTTACCGACCGGGCCAAGGGCTTCCTGCAAGCGGCGCAAACCGTTGCCATCCGCATGAACCACCAGCGCATTACGCCGGCGCATTTGCTCAAGGCGATGATCGAAGATCCTGAAGGCATGGCCTCAGGGCTAGTCGCCCGGGCCGGCGGCAACCCGCGCGCGGTCGAGGACGAAGTCGATGCGGCATTGGCAAAGATTCCGGCAGTCAGCGGGGGCGGGGCCCAGCAGACCCCGGGCCTCGATAATGATACAGTCCGCGTGCTCGACCAGGCTGAGACAATCGCGGAGAAATCGGGCGACAGCTATGTCACCGTCGAGCGGTTGCTGGTGGCGCTTGCACTCGCTTCCACCACTTCGGCGGGGCAGGCGCTCAAGGCCGCCAACGTCGACCCCAAGGCACTGGAAGCGGCCATCAGCGAACTGCGCAAGGGCAAGACAGCCGATACCGCCAATGCCGAACAGGCCTACGACGCGATGAAGAAATACGCCCGCGACCTCACTCAGGCGGCGCGCGACGGCAAGCTCGACCCGGTGATTGGCCGCGACGAGGAAATCCGCCGCACCATCCAGATCCTTGCCCGGCGGACCAAGAACAACCCGGCGCTGATCGGCGAACCCGGCACCGGCAAGACCGCAATCGCCGAAGGCCTCGCGCTGCGCATTGCCAATGGCGATGTGCCTGACAGCCTCAAGGGTCGCACGCTGATGTCGCTCGACATGGGCTCGCTGATCGCCGGCGCGAAATATCGTGGCGAGTTCGAAGAGCGGCTCAAGGCCGTGCTCGACGAGGTGAAGGGTAGCGACGGTCAGATCATCCTCTTCATCGACGAGATGCACACGCTCATCGGTGCAGGTGCGTCGGAAGGCTCGATGGATGCTTCCAACCTGCTCAAGCCCGCGCTGAGCCGCGGCGAGCTGCACTGCATCGGCGCGACGACGCTCGACGAGTACCAGAAGTATGTCGAGAAGGACCCGGCGCTGCAGCGACGCTTCCAGTCGGTCTATATCGACGAGCCGAGCGTGGAAGACACCATCTCCATCCTGCGCGGGATCAAGGAGAAGTACGAGCTGCACCACGGGGTGAACATCACCGACGGCGCGATTGTCGCTGCCGCGCAGCTGTCCGACCGCTACATCCAGAACCGCTTCCTGCCCGACAAGGCGATCGACCTGATGGACGAGGCGGCCAGCCGCATCCGCATGGAAGTGGAATCGAAGCCCGAGGAAATCGAAGGGCTCGACCGCCGCATCATCCAGCTCAAGATTGAAGAGCAGGCGCTGCAGAAGGAAACCGATTCCGCGTCCAAGGACCGGCTCGAGACCCTGCGCAAGGAACTGGCCGAGCTGGAGCAGAAGTCCAGCGAGCTGACCACCCGCTGGCAGAACGAGCGCGACAAGATCCACGCCGAGAGCCGCATCAAGGAAGAGCTCGACCAGGCCCGCATCGAGCTCGAGCAGGCGCAACGCGAAGGCAATCTCCAGCGCGCAGGCGAGCTGTCCTACGGCACCATTCCCGAGCTCGAGAAGAAGCTCGAGGAAGCCCGCGGCCACACTGAAAATGCGCTGCTCAAGGAAGAAGTGACCGAAGACGATATCGCCGGCGTGGTCTCGCGCTGGACGGGTATCCCGGTCGACAAGATGCTCGAGGGCGAACGCGACAAGCTGCTCAAGATGGAAGAGATCCTGGGCAAGCGTGTAATCGGCCAGTCGCAGGCAATTGAGGCTGTGTCCAAGGCCGTGCGCCGCGCACGGGCGGGTTTGCAGGACCCGGGCCGCCCGCTCGGCAGCTTCCTGTTCCTCGGGCCGACCGGGGTCGGCAAGACCGAGCTGACCAAGGCACTGGCCGGCTTCCTGTTCGACGACGACCAGGCCATGGTCCGCATCGACATGTCGGAGTTCATGGAAAAGCACGCGGTCGCTCGGCTGATAGGTGCTCCTCCGGGCTATGTCGGTTATGAGGAAGGCGGCGTGCTGACCGAAGCGGTACGGCGGCGTCCCTACCAGGTGGTGCTGTTCGACGAAGTCGAAAAAGCCCATAGCGATGTCTTCAACGTATTGCTGCAAGTGCTCGACGATGGTCGCCTGACCGATGGGCAGGGACGGGTTGTGGACTTCAGCAACACGCTGATCATCCTCACTTCGAACCTCGGCAGCCAGTATCTCGCGCAGATGGACGATGACCAGAAGGTCGAGGATGTCGAGCCGCAGGTGATGGACGTCGTGCGCGGCCACTTCCGCCCAGAGTTCCTCAACCGGCTGGACGAGATCATCCTGTTCCACCGCCTTTCGATGGAGCACATGGCACCAATCGTGGAGATCCAGGTCGGCCGGGTGCAGAAGCTGCTCAAGGATCGCAAGATCACTATCGACCTTACCGATGCGGCCCTGCGGTGGCTTGGGCGGGTCGGCTACGATCCGGTCTATGGCGCGCGACCGTTGAAGCGGGCTGTCCAGCGCTACCTGCAGGACCCGCTGGCAGAGAAGATCCTGCAAGGCGACGTGCCCGACGGCAGCACACTGAAGATCGATGAAGGTGATGGCGAGCTCAAGATGGAACTCGCCTGA
- a CDS encoding TonB-dependent receptor domain-containing protein, with protein MKKFQSNSLKGLAVSASVVALAISGPAFAQDEDGQDEECVADAAGNLPDGCDISTPTPTPGGGQIVVTGSRLKRDTFSSISPLQVLTSEDQNEGGLFDPAQILQRSEAAAGQQIDATFQGFVLDNGPGSQTINLRGLGADRTLLLINGRRMAPAGVEGAPTNPSLNLLPGTLVERYDLLLDGASSVYGSDAVAGVVNVVLKKDFDGLELRVDGNVNPQGGGDDYTLGAAWGKNFDRGFFGIGVEYSVRDEIRLRDRDFFDGCDTHYEIDQNGNIRTVGLADNAAVQNRNPAISVAESECKISGISGRIFQPYARFGSVYFPGNGNIANFPLDPRTGRPFPFGESTNAFGQDLDTNGDGIRDVDFQNVNTNGANQNQVFVPEQKLLNIMAYGEYTIPSEINLTPYFEFNYSRAEIYGEETFIAQVFPYVPDLNPFNPCNFLTNPDGVDCRAVDNESLGLTGTPFALSTGFTLPTLPIFSIRGDRNDIDVVQEQIRAVVGMRGDMPIFGPSWSFDTSLVYSRAKGVSKRRGIREDRLALALGLDPTADYNGDGIVDNDGDGIADDYDANVDVFGIFGDPLWIGVCNAAGMANPSLAAPDLNASGCVPVNLFAPSVLTGAVGDFATQAERDYLFGERVFNTIYKQITWNAFITGDLFELPGGTVGMVLGGEYRRDEINSQPDTVASNGLFWGFFSDKGAVGNKEIKEAFAEIDLPIVAGVPGFQELDVKLAGRITDDEYYGTNYTYSGAIGWRPFSPLLLRATYGTSFRAPNLRENFLAGQSGFNTLFDPCAVPTNAFVNGAYSAADDQRDPVVLQNCQREGRDPTSVGIDAQGLNTNQFSSVEVTTGGSLDIDPETSTALTAGFSFEETLAGVDINLGASYFRIKLEDSIIEPSSQFIVNDCYTRNDGQRSPFCDRISADTAAASRRLINSVNSGFINLNREKVEGIDFNAFLATDVPMFGENVRFSVQLRANHLLEKSTLFIDDTGVELYDADEGEFGFPRWTGTAQFRASVDKFRLTYTIDYTGPVEQDPAGIDPLSDAFGNGPDGNPTGFIGDTCLGGGSANGNVAGDNIFCRDVGFAKAQFLHTVSLRYRAETWSVLVGVSNIFDTAPPLVDGNEVFAINNVAIGNGYDYDGREFFISLEKSF; from the coding sequence ATGAAAAAGTTCCAATCGAATTCGTTGAAGGGCCTCGCGGTTTCGGCATCTGTCGTTGCGCTGGCCATTTCGGGCCCCGCATTCGCACAGGACGAAGATGGCCAGGATGAAGAGTGCGTTGCAGACGCTGCCGGCAACCTGCCTGACGGCTGTGACATCAGCACCCCGACCCCGACGCCTGGTGGCGGTCAGATCGTCGTTACCGGTTCGCGCCTGAAGCGCGACACCTTCTCCAGCATTTCGCCGCTGCAGGTCCTCACCTCCGAAGACCAGAACGAAGGCGGCCTGTTCGATCCGGCCCAGATCCTGCAGCGCTCGGAAGCTGCTGCCGGCCAGCAGATCGATGCGACCTTCCAGGGCTTCGTGCTCGACAACGGCCCGGGTTCGCAGACCATCAACCTGCGCGGTCTGGGTGCCGACCGTACGCTGCTCCTCATCAACGGTCGCCGCATGGCGCCGGCCGGTGTGGAAGGCGCGCCGACCAACCCGTCGCTCAACCTGCTGCCGGGTACGCTGGTCGAACGCTATGACCTGCTGCTTGACGGTGCATCGTCGGTTTATGGTTCCGACGCAGTCGCGGGCGTTGTCAACGTTGTCCTCAAGAAGGACTTCGACGGCCTGGAACTGCGTGTCGACGGCAACGTGAACCCGCAGGGTGGCGGCGACGACTACACGCTGGGTGCAGCCTGGGGTAAGAATTTCGACCGCGGCTTCTTCGGCATCGGCGTGGAATACTCGGTCCGTGACGAAATCCGCCTGCGTGACCGCGACTTCTTCGACGGTTGCGACACCCACTACGAAATTGACCAGAACGGCAACATTCGCACAGTTGGCTTGGCTGATAACGCTGCGGTCCAGAACCGTAACCCGGCCATTTCGGTTGCAGAGAGCGAATGTAAGATCAGCGGCATCAGCGGCCGTATCTTCCAGCCCTATGCGCGTTTCGGTTCGGTCTATTTCCCGGGCAATGGCAACATCGCCAACTTCCCGCTCGATCCGCGCACTGGCCGTCCGTTCCCGTTCGGTGAATCGACCAACGCCTTTGGACAGGACCTCGACACCAACGGCGACGGCATCCGCGACGTTGACTTCCAGAACGTCAACACCAACGGTGCCAACCAGAACCAGGTCTTCGTGCCTGAGCAGAAACTGCTCAACATTATGGCGTATGGTGAGTACACCATTCCCAGCGAAATCAACCTGACGCCGTATTTCGAGTTCAACTACAGCCGGGCAGAGATCTACGGCGAAGAAACCTTCATTGCGCAGGTTTTCCCCTATGTGCCTGACTTGAACCCGTTCAACCCGTGTAACTTCCTGACCAACCCGGATGGTGTCGACTGTCGCGCTGTTGATAACGAAAGTCTCGGACTGACCGGTACCCCGTTTGCTCTGTCGACCGGTTTCACGCTGCCGACCCTGCCGATTTTTTCGATCCGCGGTGATCGCAACGATATCGACGTTGTGCAGGAACAGATCCGCGCGGTCGTCGGTATGCGCGGCGACATGCCGATCTTCGGCCCGAGCTGGAGCTTCGACACTTCGCTCGTCTATTCGCGTGCGAAGGGTGTCTCGAAGCGCCGCGGTATCCGTGAGGACCGCCTGGCCCTCGCGCTGGGTCTCGACCCGACGGCCGATTACAATGGCGACGGCATCGTCGACAATGACGGCGACGGTATTGCCGACGACTACGATGCCAACGTCGACGTGTTCGGCATCTTCGGCGACCCGCTGTGGATCGGCGTCTGTAACGCTGCTGGCATGGCTAACCCCAGCCTCGCTGCTCCGGACCTGAATGCTTCGGGCTGTGTGCCGGTCAACCTGTTCGCTCCGAGCGTCCTGACCGGTGCCGTCGGCGACTTCGCCACCCAGGCCGAACGTGACTACCTGTTCGGTGAGCGCGTCTTCAACACGATCTACAAGCAGATCACCTGGAACGCCTTCATCACCGGTGACCTGTTCGAACTGCCGGGTGGTACGGTCGGGATGGTGCTTGGTGGTGAATACCGCCGCGACGAGATCAACTCGCAGCCTGACACCGTTGCTTCGAACGGCCTGTTCTGGGGCTTCTTCTCGGACAAGGGTGCAGTCGGTAACAAGGAAATCAAGGAAGCCTTTGCCGAGATCGATCTCCCGATCGTCGCCGGTGTCCCGGGCTTCCAGGAACTCGACGTCAAGCTCGCCGGCCGTATCACGGACGACGAGTACTACGGCACCAACTACACCTATTCGGGTGCGATTGGCTGGCGTCCGTTCAGCCCGCTGTTGCTGCGTGCCACCTACGGTACGTCGTTCCGCGCGCCGAACCTGCGCGAGAACTTCCTCGCCGGCCAGAGCGGCTTCAACACGCTGTTCGACCCCTGTGCGGTCCCGACCAATGCTTTCGTCAACGGTGCCTACAGCGCAGCCGACGACCAGCGTGACCCGGTTGTCCTGCAGAACTGTCAGCGTGAAGGTCGCGACCCGACCAGCGTCGGTATCGATGCTCAGGGCCTCAACACCAACCAGTTCTCGAGCGTCGAAGTCACTACCGGTGGTAGCCTTGACATCGATCCGGAAACCTCGACCGCTCTGACGGCCGGTTTCTCGTTCGAAGAAACCCTGGCCGGTGTCGACATCAACCTGGGTGCGAGCTACTTCCGCATCAAGCTGGAAGACTCGATCATCGAGCCGAGCAGCCAGTTCATCGTCAACGACTGCTACACCCGCAACGATGGTCAGCGCAGCCCGTTCTGTGACCGTATCTCGGCTGACACGGCGGCGGCTTCGCGTCGCCTGATCAACTCGGTCAACTCGGGCTTCATCAACCTCAACCGCGAGAAGGTCGAAGGCATCGACTTCAACGCCTTCCTCGCTACCGATGTCCCGATGTTCGGCGAGAACGTCCGCTTCTCCGTGCAGCTGCGTGCCAATCACCTGCTCGAGAAGTCGACGCTGTTCATCGATGACACCGGTGTTGAGCTGTATGATGCGGACGAAGGCGAGTTCGGCTTCCCGCGTTGGACCGGCACCGCCCAGTTCCGCGCCAGCGTCGACAAGTTCCGCCTGACCTACACCATCGACTACACCGGTCCGGTGGAGCAGGATCCGGCTGGTATCGACCCGCTGTCGGATGCGTTCGGCAACGGTCCGGACGGGAACCCGACCGGTTTCATCGGCGATACCTGCCTCGGCGGCGGCTCGGCCAACGGCAATGTGGCCGGCGACAACATCTTCTGTCGCGACGTCGGCTTCGCCAAGGCCCAGTTCCTGCACACCGTGTCGCTGCGCTACCGTGCAGAAACCTGGTCGGTGCTGGTCGGTGTCAGCAACATCTTCGACACCGCTCCGCCGCTGGTGGATGGCAACGAAGTGTTCGCAATCAACAACGTCGCGATCGGTAACGGTTACGACTACGATGGCCGCGAATTCTTCATCAGCCTTGAGAAGTCGTTCTAA
- a CDS encoding penicillin acylase family protein, whose translation MKKWIVRLGGALVVLALVVVIGLMTWEPFYARAGEAPAAGHTYSAEIIRDEFGVPHIYGKTDPDVAYGVAIAQSEDDFFTLQDVIAMAKGRYGAIAGPDGAQIDFAYHLVDARGTAERNYAALPEDTQALFEAYASGLNDYAISHPAELKLAGLFPINGEDVAAGFALRQPFFFGIGSIIGNLVEGKPLRREFGPDIPGFPRDADGAVTEAEAAPEQASATRFPLPWGEMAALSGSNAFAITPEKSGGPSTLISNSHQPWRGGVSWYELVVESEEGWHFAGANLPGTPYPVLGHNEKLGWTYTVNRPDLVDIYQLEMDETGTRYRLDGEWHELEEKTEILPVKFGPVVLPIPQTFYRSVHGPVIINDNGAFALRYAKMDSIESMDAYYRLGRAQSLEEWMAVYEKMENPNFNAIYADAEGNIAYLYNAAFPDRKPGYNWRGVLPGNESSLIWEDTVDFEQLPKIVNPSSGWLYNANNEPYTAAGAADDLDPADFAPELGVELKQTNRSRRAWKLLSEANQLDRDALERIKYDRAYEREGYVSDLWDALERMKPENGKLDEARRLLLDWDFTADGKGSGDALALLMIKDFMSAEYQNKDLPDVAEQLQWSVDHLMEHFGRLDPPMGELLRLRQGSTAPFAVDLPLDGGSDTLRASTTWQVDPDGRLQVVHGDSFIMWVEWLAGEKVRSRSIQPFGAAVTRPVSKHYADQSALFVRKELKPVHFWRVDVLKNAKSRKTVTSRR comes from the coding sequence ATGAAGAAGTGGATTGTGCGCCTCGGTGGGGCGCTGGTAGTCTTGGCGCTGGTCGTTGTGATCGGCCTGATGACATGGGAGCCGTTCTACGCCCGCGCTGGCGAAGCACCAGCGGCCGGCCATACCTACAGTGCCGAGATCATCCGCGATGAATTCGGCGTCCCGCACATATACGGCAAGACCGATCCCGATGTCGCGTATGGCGTCGCAATCGCGCAGAGCGAGGACGACTTCTTCACCCTGCAAGATGTGATCGCGATGGCAAAGGGACGCTATGGTGCGATTGCCGGGCCCGACGGCGCGCAGATCGACTTTGCCTATCACTTGGTCGATGCGCGCGGCACGGCGGAGCGCAACTATGCCGCGCTGCCCGAAGACACGCAGGCCCTGTTCGAAGCCTATGCCAGCGGCCTCAATGACTATGCAATAAGCCACCCTGCAGAACTGAAGCTGGCTGGCCTTTTCCCTATCAATGGCGAGGATGTGGCTGCGGGATTTGCCCTGCGCCAACCTTTCTTCTTCGGTATCGGTTCGATCATCGGCAACCTTGTGGAAGGCAAGCCGCTGCGGCGCGAATTCGGTCCGGACATCCCGGGCTTCCCGCGCGATGCGGATGGGGCCGTGACCGAAGCCGAAGCCGCTCCCGAGCAGGCCAGCGCGACACGCTTTCCCTTGCCATGGGGCGAGATGGCAGCGCTGTCCGGCTCCAACGCCTTCGCTATCACGCCGGAAAAATCGGGTGGGCCGAGCACGCTGATCTCCAACAGTCACCAACCCTGGCGCGGCGGTGTCTCATGGTACGAACTGGTGGTTGAAAGCGAAGAAGGCTGGCATTTCGCCGGAGCCAATCTGCCCGGCACGCCCTACCCGGTGCTGGGCCACAACGAAAAGCTGGGCTGGACCTACACCGTCAATCGCCCCGACCTAGTCGATATCTACCAGTTGGAGATGGATGAAACCGGCACGCGCTACCGCCTCGACGGCGAATGGCACGAGCTGGAAGAGAAGACCGAAATCCTGCCGGTGAAGTTTGGTCCGGTCGTCCTCCCGATCCCGCAGACCTTCTATCGCAGCGTGCACGGCCCGGTGATCATCAACGACAACGGTGCTTTCGCTCTGCGCTATGCCAAGATGGACAGCATTGAATCGATGGACGCCTACTACCGCCTAGGCCGGGCACAGTCGCTCGAAGAGTGGATGGCGGTGTACGAAAAGATGGAGAATCCCAACTTCAACGCCATCTACGCCGATGCCGAAGGCAATATCGCTTATCTCTACAACGCCGCTTTCCCGGACCGGAAGCCCGGCTACAACTGGCGCGGAGTCCTGCCCGGCAATGAAAGTTCGCTGATCTGGGAAGACACAGTCGACTTCGAGCAGTTGCCCAAGATCGTCAATCCGTCCTCCGGCTGGCTCTACAATGCCAACAACGAGCCTTACACGGCAGCTGGCGCGGCGGATGATCTCGATCCTGCCGACTTCGCGCCCGAGCTGGGGGTCGAGCTCAAGCAGACCAACCGCTCGCGCCGGGCGTGGAAACTGCTGAGCGAAGCCAACCAGCTAGACCGCGACGCACTGGAGCGGATCAAGTATGACCGTGCCTATGAGCGCGAAGGCTATGTCTCCGACCTGTGGGATGCGCTGGAAAGAATGAAACCGGAGAATGGCAAGCTCGACGAGGCCCGTCGCTTGCTACTCGACTGGGATTTTACCGCTGACGGCAAAGGCTCCGGAGACGCGCTCGCGCTGCTGATGATCAAGGATTTTATGTCGGCAGAGTACCAGAACAAGGACCTGCCCGATGTCGCCGAGCAGCTGCAATGGTCGGTCGATCACCTGATGGAGCATTTCGGGCGCCTCGACCCGCCGATGGGCGAGCTGTTGCGGCTGCGACAAGGATCGACCGCACCTTTTGCTGTCGACCTGCCACTCGACGGCGGCTCGGACACGCTGCGCGCTTCGACCACCTGGCAGGTCGATCCCGACGGCCGGTTGCAGGTCGTCCATGGCGACAGCTTCATCATGTGGGTCGAGTGGCTGGCTGGCGAAAAGGTGAGATCGCGCTCGATCCAACCGTTCGGTGCCGCAGTGACCCGCCCTGTCAGCAAGCACTACGCCGATCAGTCGGCGCTGTTCGTCCGGAAAGAGTTGAAACCGGTCCACTTCTGGCGCGTTGACGTATTGAAGAATGCCAAATCCCGAAAGACCGTGACCAGCCGCCGCTGA